A window of Rhinolophus ferrumequinum isolate MPI-CBG mRhiFer1 chromosome X, mRhiFer1_v1.p, whole genome shotgun sequence contains these coding sequences:
- the ZCCHC18 gene encoding LOW QUALITY PROTEIN: zinc finger CCHC domain-containing protein 18 (The sequence of the model RefSeq protein was modified relative to this genomic sequence to represent the inferred CDS: inserted 1 base in 1 codon; substituted 1 base at 1 genomic stop codon) — MASIIARVGSSQRQNAPLPPWAHSMLRSLGRSLGPLRVNMAERNMKLFSGRVVPAQGEETFENWLIQVNGVLPDWSMSEEEKLKRLMKTLRGPAGEVMRLLQAXLSVADFLRAMKLVFGETESSVTAHGKFFNTLQAQGEKANLYVIRLEVQLQNAIQAGIIAEKDANQTHLHQLLLGPELNGDLCYRLKHLLRMYTNEQERLPNFLELIKMIREDEDWDDTFMKRKRAKRSELIMERAASPVAFQGPQPKVICSADCNVIELEDILSDSDEDVILVASQDPPPPSMGAPPLRGRVRPQDQALVIDSPNSSWAQSPSTSGVSGDMHRSRKRKYTICCSCCGKEGHSKETCDNXSNKAQVFENLLITLQELTHPEEERSKEVPGEHNDPSEPQ, encoded by the exons ATGGCTAGCATCATTGCTCGTGTGGGTAGTAGCCAGCGGCAGAACGCACCCTTGCCGCCTTGGGCCCATTCCATGTTGAGGTCCCTGGGGAGGAGTCTTGGTCCTTTAAGAGTCAACATGGCAGAAAGAAACATGAAGTTGTTTTCAGGGAGGGTGGTGCCAGCCCAAGGGGAAGAAACCTTTGAGAACTGGTTGATCCAAGTCAATGGGGTCCTGCCAGATTGGAGTATGTCGGAAGAGGAAAAGCTCAAGCGCCTGATGAAAACCCTTAGGGGCCCAGCTGGGGAGGTCATGCGTTTGCTCCAGG GCCTAAGTGTGGCAGATTTCTTGCGTGCAATGAAACTGGTGTTTGGGGAGACTGAAAGCAGCGTCACTGCCCATGGTAAATTTTTCAACACTCTGCAGGCACAAGGGGAGAAAGCCAACCTTTATGTGATCCGTTTAGAGGTGCAGCTCCAGAACGCTATTCAGGCAGGGATCATAGCTGAGAAAGATGCAAACCAGACTCACCTGCATCAGCTCCTTTTAGGACCTGAGCTGAATGGGGACCTGTGCTACAGGCTGAAGCATCTTCTCAGGATGTACACAAATGAGCAGGAACGTCTTCCCAATTTCCTGGAGTTAATCAAGATGATAAGGGAGGATGAGGATTGGGATGACACTTTTATGAAACGGAAGCGGGCAAAGAGATCTGAGCTAATCATGGAGAGGGCAGCAAGCCCTGTGGCATTTCAGGGCCCCCAACCAAAGGTGATCTGCAGTGCTGACTGCAACGTGATAGAGCTAGAAGATATCCTCAGTGACTCAGATGAGGATGTGATCCTAGTGGCATCTCAGGACCCTCCACCTCCATCCATGGGTGCCCCTCCCCTCAGAGGCAGGGTCAGACCTCAGGATCAAGCACTGGTCATTGATTCCCCCAATAGTTCCTGGGCTCAATCGCCTTCCACCAGTGGGGTTTCTGGGGATATGCATAGATCCAGGAAGCGAAAATACACAATCTGCTGTTCCTGCTGTGGCAAGGAGGGCCACTCAAAGGAAACCTGTGACAATTAGAGCAACAAGGCCCAGGTATTTGAGAATCTGCTCATCACCCTGCAGGAGCTGACACATCCAGAGGAGGAGAGGTCAAAAGAGGTCCCTGGCGAACACAATGACCCCTCTGAGCCACAGTAA
- the SLC25A53 gene encoding solute carrier family 25 member 53 isoform X1 translates to MELAAAKGPEVLQGDARSGPLEPLLFLASSQFLHQVVSSMAEQNHSPGKELQHWTRAEVPGKKSWHSQAYALGAISNFMSTFLTFPIYKVVFRQQIHAVAVSEALRQLWHEGPQYFYRGIYPPLLSKTLQGTLLFGTYDNLLCSLSPNGPHSLGHRWAAGLMSGVVEAVALSPFERVQNVLQDGRKQARFPSTFSILKEFNSYGLWGRLSLGYYRGFWPVLLRNSLGSALYFSFKDPIQHGLAEQGLPHWVPALVSGSVNGTITCLVLYPLIVLVANMQSHIGWQSMPSLWASAQDVWDTRGRKVSLIYRGGSLVILRSSVTWGLTTAIHDFLLRRSHSRKELKD, encoded by the exons ATGGAGTTGGCTGCTGCCAAGGGCCCAGAAGTGCTCCAGGGGGATGCAAGAAGTGGGCCTCTTGAGCCTTTGCTCTTCCTGGCCAGTTCTCAG TTTCTGCACCAAGTTGTCTCCAGCATGGCAGAACAGAACCACTCTCCTGGAAAGGAGCTTCAGCACTGGACTCGAGCAGAGGTTCCTGGAAAAAAAAGCTGGCACTCCCAGGCCTACGCCCTTGGGGCCATTTCCAATTTTATGTCTACTTTTCTGACCTTTCCTATCTATAAGGTTGTGTTCCGACAACAGATCCATGCTGTGGCAGTGTCAGAAGCTCTGCGACAGCTTTGGCATGAAGGCCCTCAATACTTCTACAGGGGAATCTACCCGCCTCTTCTCTCCAAGACGTTGCAAGGCACTCTACTGTTTGGGACTTATGATAACCTGCTGTGCTCTCTCTCCCCTAATGGGCCACACTCCCTGGGACACCGCTGGGCTGCAGGGCTCATGTCTGGCGTGGTGGAGGCTGTGGCACTCAGCCCCTTTGAAAGGGTGCAAAATGTGCTCCAGGATGGTCGCAAGCAAGCTCGCTTCCCTAGCACCTTCAGCATTCTCAAGGAATTCAACTCTTATGGGCTTTGGGGGCGGCTTTCACTGGGCTATTATCGTGGTTTCTGGCCTGTCCTTCTCAGGAACAGCCTGGGGAGTGCTCTGTATTTCTCTTTCAAGGACCCCATCCAGCATGGCTTGGCAGAGCAAGGCCTGCCCCATTGGGTTCCTGCCTTGGTGTCTGGGAGTGTCAATGGAACAATCACCTGCCTAGTTCTCTATCCTCTGATTGTGCTAGTTGCCAATATGCAGTCCCATATTGGTTGGCAGAGCATGCCCAGCCTGTGGGCCTCTGCCCAGGATGTGTGGGACACTCGGGGCCGAAAGGTGTCCCTGATCTACCGTGGGGGCTCCCTGGTCATTCTAAGGTCCAGCGTGACATGGGGCCTCACTACAGCTATCCATGACTTCCTGCTGAGGAGGTCTCATTCCAGGAAAGAGCTGAAAGACTGA
- the SLC25A53 gene encoding solute carrier family 25 member 53 isoform X2: protein MGRRFLHQVVSSMAEQNHSPGKELQHWTRAEVPGKKSWHSQAYALGAISNFMSTFLTFPIYKVVFRQQIHAVAVSEALRQLWHEGPQYFYRGIYPPLLSKTLQGTLLFGTYDNLLCSLSPNGPHSLGHRWAAGLMSGVVEAVALSPFERVQNVLQDGRKQARFPSTFSILKEFNSYGLWGRLSLGYYRGFWPVLLRNSLGSALYFSFKDPIQHGLAEQGLPHWVPALVSGSVNGTITCLVLYPLIVLVANMQSHIGWQSMPSLWASAQDVWDTRGRKVSLIYRGGSLVILRSSVTWGLTTAIHDFLLRRSHSRKELKD, encoded by the coding sequence TTTCTGCACCAAGTTGTCTCCAGCATGGCAGAACAGAACCACTCTCCTGGAAAGGAGCTTCAGCACTGGACTCGAGCAGAGGTTCCTGGAAAAAAAAGCTGGCACTCCCAGGCCTACGCCCTTGGGGCCATTTCCAATTTTATGTCTACTTTTCTGACCTTTCCTATCTATAAGGTTGTGTTCCGACAACAGATCCATGCTGTGGCAGTGTCAGAAGCTCTGCGACAGCTTTGGCATGAAGGCCCTCAATACTTCTACAGGGGAATCTACCCGCCTCTTCTCTCCAAGACGTTGCAAGGCACTCTACTGTTTGGGACTTATGATAACCTGCTGTGCTCTCTCTCCCCTAATGGGCCACACTCCCTGGGACACCGCTGGGCTGCAGGGCTCATGTCTGGCGTGGTGGAGGCTGTGGCACTCAGCCCCTTTGAAAGGGTGCAAAATGTGCTCCAGGATGGTCGCAAGCAAGCTCGCTTCCCTAGCACCTTCAGCATTCTCAAGGAATTCAACTCTTATGGGCTTTGGGGGCGGCTTTCACTGGGCTATTATCGTGGTTTCTGGCCTGTCCTTCTCAGGAACAGCCTGGGGAGTGCTCTGTATTTCTCTTTCAAGGACCCCATCCAGCATGGCTTGGCAGAGCAAGGCCTGCCCCATTGGGTTCCTGCCTTGGTGTCTGGGAGTGTCAATGGAACAATCACCTGCCTAGTTCTCTATCCTCTGATTGTGCTAGTTGCCAATATGCAGTCCCATATTGGTTGGCAGAGCATGCCCAGCCTGTGGGCCTCTGCCCAGGATGTGTGGGACACTCGGGGCCGAAAGGTGTCCCTGATCTACCGTGGGGGCTCCCTGGTCATTCTAAGGTCCAGCGTGACATGGGGCCTCACTACAGCTATCCATGACTTCCTGCTGAGGAGGTCTCATTCCAGGAAAGAGCTGAAAGACTGA
- the SLC25A53 gene encoding solute carrier family 25 member 53 isoform X3 — protein sequence MAEQNHSPGKELQHWTRAEVPGKKSWHSQAYALGAISNFMSTFLTFPIYKVVFRQQIHAVAVSEALRQLWHEGPQYFYRGIYPPLLSKTLQGTLLFGTYDNLLCSLSPNGPHSLGHRWAAGLMSGVVEAVALSPFERVQNVLQDGRKQARFPSTFSILKEFNSYGLWGRLSLGYYRGFWPVLLRNSLGSALYFSFKDPIQHGLAEQGLPHWVPALVSGSVNGTITCLVLYPLIVLVANMQSHIGWQSMPSLWASAQDVWDTRGRKVSLIYRGGSLVILRSSVTWGLTTAIHDFLLRRSHSRKELKD from the coding sequence ATGGCAGAACAGAACCACTCTCCTGGAAAGGAGCTTCAGCACTGGACTCGAGCAGAGGTTCCTGGAAAAAAAAGCTGGCACTCCCAGGCCTACGCCCTTGGGGCCATTTCCAATTTTATGTCTACTTTTCTGACCTTTCCTATCTATAAGGTTGTGTTCCGACAACAGATCCATGCTGTGGCAGTGTCAGAAGCTCTGCGACAGCTTTGGCATGAAGGCCCTCAATACTTCTACAGGGGAATCTACCCGCCTCTTCTCTCCAAGACGTTGCAAGGCACTCTACTGTTTGGGACTTATGATAACCTGCTGTGCTCTCTCTCCCCTAATGGGCCACACTCCCTGGGACACCGCTGGGCTGCAGGGCTCATGTCTGGCGTGGTGGAGGCTGTGGCACTCAGCCCCTTTGAAAGGGTGCAAAATGTGCTCCAGGATGGTCGCAAGCAAGCTCGCTTCCCTAGCACCTTCAGCATTCTCAAGGAATTCAACTCTTATGGGCTTTGGGGGCGGCTTTCACTGGGCTATTATCGTGGTTTCTGGCCTGTCCTTCTCAGGAACAGCCTGGGGAGTGCTCTGTATTTCTCTTTCAAGGACCCCATCCAGCATGGCTTGGCAGAGCAAGGCCTGCCCCATTGGGTTCCTGCCTTGGTGTCTGGGAGTGTCAATGGAACAATCACCTGCCTAGTTCTCTATCCTCTGATTGTGCTAGTTGCCAATATGCAGTCCCATATTGGTTGGCAGAGCATGCCCAGCCTGTGGGCCTCTGCCCAGGATGTGTGGGACACTCGGGGCCGAAAGGTGTCCCTGATCTACCGTGGGGGCTCCCTGGTCATTCTAAGGTCCAGCGTGACATGGGGCCTCACTACAGCTATCCATGACTTCCTGCTGAGGAGGTCTCATTCCAGGAAAGAGCTGAAAGACTGA